A single Cnuibacter physcomitrellae DNA region contains:
- a CDS encoding AraC family transcriptional regulator, whose amino-acid sequence MLFLPGAARSPDGFPPNAATLLRLRDLGPLKLAQVRAPTGHEDPAWGYVDPGDAFVFTFVAGGAVEIAGSGGPGLVQAGELGVTYTPRLAGMRMTSDFHAVSLRVDHAALPLADPEIDVLGARPFSLEESVPRLLATMTTQLVSADRVLGEASEAAFVQSVVDLVTGFTDDLLHRGRDPEAVRRGLVAEARRRIRLHLACATFGPVALAEDLGVSVRTLHKAFEQEAETVAAAILDARLVRAKALLGRSGSALSVEAVAQRCGFASASAFSRAFSRTLGVSPRDWRRASDRLLESVGA is encoded by the coding sequence GTGCTGTTCCTCCCCGGAGCCGCTCGCTCGCCCGACGGCTTCCCGCCGAACGCGGCGACGCTGCTGCGTCTCCGCGACCTCGGACCGCTCAAGCTCGCGCAGGTGCGTGCGCCCACCGGCCACGAGGACCCCGCGTGGGGATATGTCGACCCGGGCGACGCCTTCGTGTTCACCTTCGTGGCCGGTGGCGCCGTCGAGATCGCGGGATCCGGGGGGCCAGGTCTGGTCCAGGCGGGCGAGCTCGGGGTCACGTACACCCCTCGGCTGGCGGGGATGCGGATGACGTCGGACTTCCACGCCGTGTCGCTGCGGGTCGACCACGCCGCGCTGCCCCTCGCCGATCCGGAGATCGACGTGCTCGGGGCGCGTCCGTTCTCCCTCGAGGAGAGCGTCCCGCGGCTGCTCGCCACGATGACCACCCAGCTCGTCTCCGCCGACCGCGTCCTGGGGGAGGCCTCGGAGGCCGCCTTCGTGCAGTCCGTCGTGGACCTCGTCACCGGGTTCACCGACGACCTGCTGCATCGCGGCCGCGATCCCGAGGCCGTTCGGCGCGGCCTCGTCGCGGAGGCGCGGCGGCGCATCCGTCTCCACCTCGCCTGCGCCACGTTCGGACCCGTCGCGCTCGCGGAGGACCTCGGTGTGTCGGTGCGCACCCTCCACAAGGCCTTCGAGCAGGAGGCGGAGACCGTCGCGGCGGCGATCCTCGACGCGCGGCTCGTCAGGGCGAAGGCGCTGCTCGGCCGCAGCGGCTCCGCGCTCTCCGTCGAGGCCGTGGCCCAGCGCTGCGGCTTCGCCTCCGCCTCCGCCTTCAGTCGCGCGTTCAGCCGGACCCTCGGCGTCTCGCCCCGCGACTGGCGCCGCGCCTCCGACCGTCTGCTGGAGTCCGTCGGCGCATGA
- a CDS encoding serine hydrolase domain-containing protein: MSAQLITRRRRAGVTALLTAAGVLLATAGPAAAESAKAATSMTPQLHEAIEARIAEFQAQVGAPGISVAVVMPGADGTGPEVTTFVTGTPTLGSGLSVDPTTQFEIGSETKVFTSDLLASLVAEGRVSLDDPVQQYAPAGTTVPVWTDPDTGQVTQITLRDLATHQAALPDSALNYWTPCDGVPGECNPQPHYTRELLWEGLAQTQLLWKPGTNWLYSNFGFGILGTILADLVEPPSGSERPAYEAVIRKTFVDALGMTSTTLGTGPRIATPYASDGSSTIYWDDTNALAGEGGLVSDVVDMATWTKAHLGYLPADAPQGVQTMKDTLQPQSTITTYCQAPDDCSPVTDFQMGLAWQLYPAGTNGIDAAWAFKNGGTAGFSADTTLAPDRGIGVTTMWNIQRASGSDPELGIQLLKLILQHEDKPVPDDKPHGEHHEPAALADTGSSGAETVLPVLLGLSLLALGAVLVVRRPRRPVSPRR, translated from the coding sequence ATGAGCGCACAGCTGATCACGCGCCGACGGAGGGCGGGGGTCACCGCTCTCCTCACCGCAGCCGGAGTGCTGCTGGCGACGGCGGGGCCGGCGGCGGCCGAGTCCGCGAAGGCCGCCACCTCGATGACGCCCCAGCTGCACGAGGCCATCGAGGCGCGGATCGCCGAGTTCCAGGCGCAGGTCGGTGCACCGGGCATCTCGGTCGCGGTCGTCATGCCCGGTGCGGACGGCACGGGGCCGGAGGTCACGACCTTCGTGACAGGGACACCGACCCTCGGATCAGGGCTCTCGGTCGACCCGACGACGCAGTTCGAGATCGGGTCGGAGACCAAGGTGTTCACCTCGGACCTGCTGGCGTCGCTCGTCGCCGAGGGCAGGGTCTCGCTCGACGATCCCGTGCAGCAGTACGCGCCGGCCGGCACCACGGTCCCGGTCTGGACGGACCCCGACACGGGCCAGGTGACGCAGATCACCCTCCGGGATCTCGCCACCCACCAGGCCGCGCTGCCCGATTCCGCGCTCAACTACTGGACGCCCTGCGACGGGGTCCCGGGCGAGTGCAACCCCCAGCCGCACTACACCCGCGAGCTGCTGTGGGAGGGGCTGGCCCAGACGCAGCTGCTCTGGAAGCCGGGGACGAACTGGCTCTACTCGAACTTCGGCTTCGGCATCCTCGGGACGATCCTGGCGGATCTCGTCGAGCCCCCGTCGGGATCGGAGCGACCCGCCTATGAGGCCGTCATCAGGAAGACCTTCGTCGACGCCCTCGGCATGACCTCGACGACCCTCGGGACCGGACCGCGGATCGCCACCCCCTACGCGAGCGACGGCTCCTCGACCATCTACTGGGACGACACCAACGCCCTCGCGGGCGAGGGCGGCCTCGTCTCCGACGTCGTCGACATGGCCACCTGGACGAAGGCGCACCTCGGCTACCTCCCCGCGGATGCGCCCCAGGGCGTCCAGACGATGAAGGACACGCTGCAGCCGCAGAGCACCATCACGACCTACTGCCAGGCGCCCGACGACTGCTCGCCCGTCACCGACTTCCAGATGGGCCTCGCATGGCAGCTCTACCCTGCCGGAACGAACGGCATCGACGCGGCGTGGGCGTTCAAGAACGGCGGCACGGCGGGGTTCAGCGCCGACACCACGCTCGCACCCGATCGCGGGATCGGCGTCACCACGATGTGGAACATCCAGCGGGCCTCCGGCTCGGATCCCGAGCTGGGGATCCAGCTCCTCAAGCTGATCCTGCAGCACGAGGACAAGCCCGTGCCGGACGACAAGCCCCACGGCGAGCACCACGAGCCCGCAGCGCTGGCCGACACCGGCTCCTCCGGAGCCGAGACCGTCCTGCCCGTCCTCCTAGGGCTGTCGCTCCTCGCCCTCGGCGCCGTCCTCGTCGTCCGTCGCCCGCGCCGTCCGGTCTCTCCGCGGCGCTGA
- a CDS encoding heavy metal translocating P-type ATPase → MFRRLFWVMLAFAVPTVAFSGMFAMLLGYPLPDSGPVTWISPVLGTVMFVIGGRPFLTGAVDEIRAKQPGMMLLIGLAITVAFVASWLATLGVVAHDLDFWWELALLIVIMLLGHWIEMRSLAQAGSALDSLAALLPDEAERVSGSDPAATETVTPADLRVGDVVIVRPGGRVPADGEVVDGAADVDESMITGESAPVARTVGDRVVAGTVSTDSALRIRVTATGDDTALAGIQRLVSDAQASSSRAQRLADRAAGWLFWYALGAGILTAIVWSAIGRPDDALINTITVLVIACPHALGLAIPLVVSISTERAARAGVLVTDRLALETMRTVDTVLFDKTGTLTKGEPALVGVAAVAGRDEDAVLALAASAEADSEHPLAVAIVAAASAKGLDVPRASGFRSTVGTGVGATVDGRAISVGGPGLLAERGAHPLPATEEWASHGRTVLHVLDGDEVIGALALADEVRPESRTAVAALAKRGVEVVMVTGDAQTVADAVAADLGITRVFAGVRPEDKASTVRALQAEGKKVAMVGDGVNDAPALAQADVGLAIGAGTDVAIASAGVVLASSDPRSVVSVIDLSSASYRKMQQNLWWAAGYNLISVPLAAGVLAPIGFVMPMAVGALLMSASTVIVALNAQLLRRIDLSPERISA, encoded by the coding sequence ATGTTCCGGCGGCTGTTCTGGGTGATGCTCGCGTTCGCGGTGCCGACCGTGGCGTTCAGCGGCATGTTCGCCATGCTCCTCGGCTACCCGCTGCCCGACTCCGGCCCCGTCACGTGGATCTCGCCGGTGCTCGGCACCGTCATGTTCGTGATCGGCGGCCGGCCGTTCCTCACGGGCGCGGTCGACGAGATCCGGGCGAAGCAGCCCGGCATGATGCTGCTGATCGGTCTCGCCATCACGGTCGCGTTCGTCGCCTCCTGGCTCGCCACGCTCGGCGTCGTCGCGCACGACCTCGACTTCTGGTGGGAGCTCGCGCTGCTCATCGTGATCATGCTGCTCGGCCACTGGATCGAGATGCGCTCCCTCGCCCAGGCGGGCTCGGCACTCGACTCGCTCGCCGCGCTGCTGCCCGACGAGGCGGAGCGGGTCAGCGGATCCGACCCCGCGGCCACCGAGACCGTCACGCCCGCCGACCTGCGTGTGGGCGATGTCGTGATCGTGCGACCGGGCGGCCGCGTCCCGGCCGACGGCGAGGTCGTCGACGGCGCCGCCGACGTGGACGAGTCGATGATCACGGGGGAGTCCGCTCCCGTCGCCCGCACGGTCGGCGACCGCGTGGTCGCCGGGACGGTCTCGACCGACTCGGCCCTCCGCATCCGCGTCACCGCGACGGGCGACGACACCGCGCTCGCCGGCATCCAGCGCCTGGTGAGCGACGCGCAGGCGTCGAGCTCCCGCGCGCAGCGGCTCGCCGACCGCGCGGCCGGATGGCTGTTCTGGTACGCGCTCGGCGCGGGGATCCTCACCGCGATCGTCTGGAGCGCGATCGGCCGGCCCGACGACGCCCTGATCAACACGATCACCGTGCTCGTCATCGCCTGCCCCCACGCCCTGGGGCTCGCCATCCCGCTCGTGGTGTCCATCTCGACCGAGCGCGCGGCCCGCGCCGGCGTGCTCGTCACCGACCGCCTGGCCCTCGAGACCATGCGCACCGTCGACACCGTGCTCTTCGACAAGACCGGCACCCTGACCAAGGGCGAGCCCGCCCTGGTCGGCGTCGCCGCCGTCGCCGGGCGCGACGAGGATGCGGTGCTCGCGCTGGCCGCGTCCGCCGAGGCCGACAGCGAGCATCCGCTGGCCGTGGCGATCGTCGCCGCCGCGAGCGCCAAGGGCCTCGACGTCCCTCGCGCGTCCGGCTTCCGCTCCACGGTCGGCACCGGTGTCGGCGCCACGGTCGACGGCCGCGCGATCAGCGTCGGAGGGCCGGGCCTGCTCGCGGAGCGGGGTGCGCATCCGCTGCCCGCTACCGAGGAGTGGGCGAGCCACGGGCGCACCGTGCTGCACGTGCTCGACGGCGACGAGGTGATCGGCGCGCTCGCGCTCGCCGACGAGGTGCGGCCCGAGTCGCGCACCGCGGTCGCCGCGCTCGCGAAGCGCGGGGTCGAGGTCGTGATGGTGACCGGGGATGCGCAGACGGTGGCGGATGCGGTGGCCGCCGATCTCGGCATCACCCGCGTCTTCGCCGGGGTGCGGCCCGAGGACAAGGCGTCCACCGTGCGCGCTCTGCAGGCGGAGGGGAAGAAGGTCGCGATGGTCGGCGACGGCGTCAACGACGCTCCCGCTCTCGCCCAGGCCGACGTCGGCCTCGCGATCGGGGCGGGGACCGACGTGGCGATCGCGTCGGCCGGCGTGGTGCTGGCGAGCTCCGACCCGCGGTCGGTCGTATCGGTGATCGACCTGTCGAGCGCCAGCTACCGGAAGATGCAGCAGAACCTCTGGTGGGCCGCCGGCTACAACCTGATCTCCGTCCCCCTCGCCGCCGGGGTGCTCGCCCCGATCGGGTTCGTGATGCCGATGGCCGTCGGCGCGCTGCTCATGAGCGCCTCGACGGTGATCGTGGCGCTGAACGCGCAGCTGCTGCGCCGCATCGACCTCAGCCCTGAGAGGATCTCCGCATGA
- a CDS encoding metal-sensitive transcriptional regulator, translating into MSDHAHHGYIADKDAYLKRLKRIEGQARGLQNMVDDEKYCIDILTQISAMTSALESVALGLLNDHLAHCVMEAVEEGGDTAREKIAEASAAIARLVRS; encoded by the coding sequence ATGAGCGACCACGCGCACCACGGCTACATCGCCGACAAGGATGCCTACCTCAAGCGGCTCAAGCGCATCGAGGGTCAGGCCCGAGGCCTGCAGAACATGGTCGACGACGAGAAGTACTGCATCGACATCCTTACGCAGATCTCCGCGATGACGAGCGCTCTGGAGTCGGTCGCCCTGGGCCTGCTCAACGATCACCTCGCGCACTGCGTGATGGAGGCGGTCGAGGAGGGCGGCGACACCGCCCGAGAGAAGATCGCCGAGGCCTCCGCCGCCATCGCCCGCCTCGTCCGCAGCTGA
- a CDS encoding nitroreductase family protein, giving the protein MSLDTTFSRAAETSAPILDTLAERWSPRSFVSNETIDEQKLTAALEAARWSPSAANSQPWRFLVARRGTAAFDRIAATLMGFNSVWAGSAGALVVGIYETEDAEGKPRPWAQYDLGQAMAHFSVQAHADGLHVHTMGGFDATALAEAFDLPATLRPLTVTAVGTLAPAEELGDETLIAREGAPRTRLPLDEVVLVSE; this is encoded by the coding sequence ATGAGCCTCGACACCACCTTCAGCCGCGCCGCAGAGACGAGCGCCCCCATCCTCGACACCCTCGCCGAGCGCTGGAGCCCGCGCTCGTTCGTGTCGAACGAGACCATCGACGAGCAGAAGCTGACAGCGGCGCTCGAGGCGGCCCGCTGGTCGCCGTCGGCCGCCAACTCGCAGCCGTGGCGCTTCCTCGTCGCGCGCCGAGGCACCGCCGCCTTCGATCGGATCGCCGCCACCCTGATGGGCTTCAACAGCGTCTGGGCCGGCTCGGCCGGCGCCCTGGTGGTGGGCATCTACGAGACGGAGGACGCCGAGGGCAAGCCGCGCCCGTGGGCGCAGTACGACCTCGGGCAGGCGATGGCGCACTTCAGCGTGCAGGCCCACGCCGACGGCCTCCACGTGCACACCATGGGCGGCTTCGACGCCACCGCACTGGCCGAGGCGTTCGACCTGCCCGCCACCCTGCGCCCGCTGACCGTCACCGCCGTGGGCACCCTCGCGCCGGCGGAGGAGCTCGGCGACGAGACCCTCATCGCGCGCGAGGGCGCTCCGCGCACCCGCCTCCCCCTCGACGAGGTCGTCCTCGTCTCCGAGTGA
- a CDS encoding ATP-dependent Clp protease ATP-binding subunit, with product MAMPGSAQGDEQKSALEQYGVNLTEIAASGKLDPVIGRDAEIRRVSQVLTRRTKNNPVLIGEPGVGKTAVVEGLAQRIVAGDVAESLKGKQIVSLDLSALVAGAKYRGEFEERLKAVLAEINESDGQIITFIDELHTLMGAGGGEGSVAASNMLKPMLARGELRLIGATTLDEYREFIEKDAAMERRFQQVFVGEPSVEDTVAILRGLKERYEAHHKVSIADSALVAAAALSNRYIPGRQLPDKAIDLIDEAASRLRMEIDSAPVEIDELRRSVDRLKLEELALKKEKDDASKERLATLRETLRLREHELAELQARWDRERAALNRVGELKEKLDRARMRAERAQREGNLEQASRLLYGEIPVLERELREAEANEDEVDQGERMVNDQVTSDDIAAVIAAWTGIPVDRLTQGETEKLLHLEAELGKRLIGQKAAVRSVADAIRRSRAGIADEGRPTGSFLFLGPTGVGKTELAKALAEFLFDDEKALIRIDMSEYGEKHSVSRLLGAPPGYIGYEQGGQLTEAVRRRPYSVILLDEVEKAHPEVFDVLLQVLDDGRLTDGQGRTVDFRNTILILTSNLGSQFLVDPTLTRQQREEGVQTMVRQAFKPEFVNRLDDIVIFDALSREDLAQIVSLYIDRLVRRLSQRRLQLAVTPDARTWLAERGYDPIYGARPLRRLMQHEIDDRLATALLAGEVRDGESVLVDVAPDGDGLTVSPMVVADLIE from the coding sequence ATGGCAATGCCGGGAAGCGCTCAGGGCGACGAGCAGAAGAGCGCCCTCGAGCAGTACGGCGTCAACCTGACGGAGATCGCGGCGAGCGGCAAGCTCGACCCGGTCATCGGGCGCGACGCTGAGATCCGCCGTGTGAGCCAGGTGCTCACGCGGCGCACGAAGAACAACCCCGTGCTCATCGGCGAGCCCGGCGTCGGCAAGACCGCCGTCGTCGAGGGGCTGGCCCAGCGCATCGTCGCGGGCGACGTCGCCGAGTCGCTGAAGGGCAAGCAGATCGTCTCGCTCGACCTGTCGGCGCTCGTCGCCGGCGCGAAGTACCGCGGCGAGTTCGAGGAGCGGCTGAAGGCCGTCCTCGCCGAGATCAACGAGTCCGACGGGCAGATCATCACCTTCATCGACGAGCTCCACACCCTGATGGGCGCGGGCGGCGGCGAGGGGTCGGTGGCCGCATCCAACATGCTGAAGCCGATGCTGGCCCGAGGCGAGCTGCGGCTGATCGGCGCGACCACGCTCGACGAGTACCGCGAGTTCATCGAGAAGGACGCGGCCATGGAGCGCCGCTTCCAGCAGGTGTTCGTGGGCGAGCCCAGCGTGGAGGACACGGTCGCGATCCTGCGCGGTTTGAAGGAGCGCTACGAGGCGCACCACAAGGTGTCCATCGCCGACTCGGCGCTGGTCGCCGCGGCGGCCCTCTCGAACCGCTACATCCCGGGACGTCAGCTGCCCGACAAGGCCATCGACCTGATCGACGAGGCCGCCTCGCGGCTGCGGATGGAGATCGACTCCGCGCCCGTCGAGATCGACGAGCTCCGTCGCAGCGTCGACCGGCTGAAGCTCGAGGAGCTGGCCCTCAAGAAGGAGAAGGACGACGCCTCGAAGGAGCGTCTGGCGACCCTCCGCGAGACGCTCCGCCTCCGCGAGCACGAGCTCGCCGAGCTGCAGGCGCGGTGGGATCGCGAGCGCGCGGCGCTCAACCGGGTGGGTGAGCTGAAGGAGAAGCTCGACCGCGCCCGGATGCGCGCCGAGCGCGCCCAGCGCGAGGGCAACCTCGAGCAGGCGTCGCGCCTCCTCTACGGCGAGATCCCCGTGCTGGAGCGCGAGCTGCGCGAGGCCGAGGCGAACGAGGACGAGGTCGACCAGGGCGAGCGCATGGTCAACGATCAGGTGACGAGCGACGACATCGCCGCGGTCATCGCGGCGTGGACGGGCATCCCGGTCGACCGCCTCACCCAGGGCGAGACCGAGAAGCTGCTGCACCTGGAGGCCGAGCTCGGCAAGCGCCTCATCGGGCAGAAGGCCGCGGTGCGGTCGGTGGCGGATGCGATCCGCCGCTCCCGGGCGGGCATCGCCGATGAGGGGCGTCCCACGGGGTCGTTCCTCTTCCTCGGCCCCACCGGCGTCGGGAAGACCGAGCTGGCCAAGGCGCTCGCGGAGTTCCTGTTCGACGATGAGAAGGCCCTCATCCGCATCGACATGTCGGAGTACGGCGAGAAGCACTCCGTCTCGCGACTGCTCGGCGCCCCTCCCGGGTACATCGGGTACGAGCAGGGCGGTCAGCTGACGGAGGCCGTGCGCCGGCGTCCCTACTCGGTGATCCTCCTCGACGAGGTCGAGAAGGCCCACCCCGAGGTGTTCGACGTGCTGCTCCAGGTGCTCGACGACGGCCGGCTCACCGATGGGCAGGGCCGCACGGTCGACTTCCGCAACACGATCCTCATCCTCACCTCGAACCTCGGATCGCAGTTCCTCGTCGATCCCACCCTCACGCGCCAGCAGCGCGAGGAGGGGGTGCAGACGATGGTGCGGCAGGCCTTCAAGCCCGAGTTCGTCAACCGCCTCGACGACATCGTCATCTTCGACGCGCTGTCGCGGGAGGACCTGGCGCAGATCGTGTCGCTCTACATCGACCGGCTCGTGCGGCGGCTCTCGCAGCGTCGACTGCAGCTCGCGGTCACGCCGGATGCCCGCACCTGGCTGGCCGAGCGGGGATACGACCCGATCTACGGCGCGCGTCCGCTGCGGCGGCTCATGCAGCACGAGATCGACGACCGGCTCGCAACCGCGCTCCTCGCGGGCGAGGTGCGCGACGGGGAGTCCGTGCTCGTCGACGTCGCGCCGGACGGCGACGGCCTGACGGTGTCGCCGATGGTGGTCGCCGACCTCATCGAGTAG
- the mptB gene encoding polyprenol phosphomannose-dependent alpha 1,6 mannosyltransferase MptB — translation MHLLPPRWRLPLGVIGSIGIAAGSLGVGWLGPASVLHSWPLVDTIRNARVAEVLCALAVVLGALLLLAAWISLGLSLLRRRGEPAPEATGATKRVVTAAIAWTVPLIVALPLFSRDMYAYVGQGRLMVAGSNPYLTGVADIPGWYGIGVDPLWADTSTPYGPLFLWFEKMVVTATSAFPTEIAVLLFRLLAVAGLAMMAYYAWRIARLRGYNEAAVLWFIAASPLVLMNFVAAGHNDSLMLGFIIAGVYYAMRHRPILGTVLVAAAIGVKPIALIALPIIGLIWAGQHASWGVVIRRWIAVAAIGVGSVLVLGWVLGVGAGWIIGLATPTAVSNWYAPANIIGLTLGGFAPLVHIDGGITQAVVKLLFMAAGAAFATWLLVKRRNLDPLLLLFGCFAAIVLTSATIHPWYGIWLMTLLVLTGIRRAWAVRTIVYPTVFFMLIGLAEPFNLIMRLENDPLLTVLPRAVAFLGVVGIMIYAELVTRRQYAFDRPTRIPAPARTQYI, via the coding sequence GTGCATCTCCTTCCTCCTCGATGGCGCCTGCCGCTGGGAGTGATCGGATCGATCGGCATCGCCGCCGGCTCGCTCGGCGTGGGCTGGCTCGGCCCTGCATCCGTTCTTCACTCCTGGCCGCTGGTCGACACCATCCGCAACGCGCGGGTGGCGGAGGTGCTGTGCGCGCTCGCCGTCGTGCTGGGCGCCCTGCTGCTCCTGGCGGCCTGGATCTCCCTCGGGCTGTCCCTGCTGCGCCGCCGCGGTGAGCCCGCGCCTGAGGCGACGGGCGCCACGAAGCGCGTGGTCACGGCCGCGATCGCCTGGACGGTCCCGCTGATCGTGGCGCTGCCGCTGTTCTCCCGCGACATGTACGCCTACGTCGGGCAGGGGCGCCTCATGGTGGCGGGGAGCAACCCCTACCTCACCGGCGTCGCCGACATCCCCGGCTGGTACGGCATCGGCGTCGACCCGCTCTGGGCCGACACCTCCACGCCCTACGGACCGCTGTTCCTCTGGTTCGAGAAGATGGTCGTCACGGCCACCTCCGCCTTCCCGACCGAGATCGCGGTGCTGCTGTTCCGCCTCCTCGCCGTCGCGGGCCTGGCCATGATGGCGTACTACGCCTGGCGCATCGCGCGACTGCGCGGCTACAACGAGGCCGCCGTGCTGTGGTTCATCGCCGCGAGCCCGCTGGTCCTCATGAACTTCGTCGCCGCCGGGCACAACGACTCGCTGATGCTCGGGTTCATCATCGCCGGCGTCTACTACGCGATGCGCCACCGCCCGATCCTCGGCACCGTCCTCGTCGCGGCGGCCATCGGCGTCAAGCCGATCGCCCTCATCGCGCTGCCCATCATCGGGCTGATCTGGGCCGGGCAGCACGCCTCGTGGGGTGTGGTCATCCGCCGCTGGATCGCCGTCGCGGCGATCGGAGTCGGCAGCGTCCTCGTGCTGGGCTGGGTCCTCGGCGTCGGCGCCGGCTGGATCATCGGTCTCGCCACCCCCACCGCCGTCTCCAACTGGTACGCCCCGGCGAACATCATCGGGCTGACGCTCGGCGGCTTCGCCCCCCTGGTGCACATCGACGGCGGCATCACGCAGGCCGTCGTGAAGCTGCTGTTCATGGCCGCGGGCGCCGCCTTCGCGACCTGGCTGCTCGTCAAGCGCAGGAACCTCGACCCGCTGCTCCTGCTGTTCGGATGCTTCGCCGCGATCGTGCTGACCTCGGCCACCATCCACCCCTGGTACGGCATCTGGCTGATGACGCTGCTCGTGCTCACCGGCATCCGCCGGGCCTGGGCGGTGCGCACGATCGTCTACCCGACCGTGTTCTTCATGCTGATCGGTCTCGCCGAGCCGTTCAACCTGATCATGCGGCTCGAGAACGACCCGCTGCTCACGGTCCTCCCCCGCGCGGTCGCCTTCCTCGGCGTGGTCGGCATCATGATCTACGCCGAGCTGGTCACCCGCCGCCAGTACGCCTTCGACCGGCCCACGCGCATCCCGGCCCCCGCCCGCACCCAGTACATCTGA
- a CDS encoding methyltransferase translates to MTSLEWDLLRRWPDVEAPELVAVDAADRLILDEAADAGLLSAGRRVSVIGDDYGALTLGAADALGPAAAIVRVHQDALSGERALAANAERVGVETARFRSFPVLAPEVVEGADVVLIKLPRSLEALDDIARLIARHADPAVRVVAGGRLKHMSRSMNDVLGRAFDTVEASLARQKARVLRASGPHQGVTAAGHQRARIEELGLWNCAVGGVFSGARLDIGTRVLLERMPEIAAATRPDATVVDLGCGTGLLAVAAARALPRARVIATDQSAAAVASARLTAEANGAADRVEVLRADAGDALPDGSAALVLLNPPFHVGGTVHTAIASKLFAASARILAPGGRLVAVWNSGLGYRRELERVVGPTEQIARTPKFTLTESVRR, encoded by the coding sequence ATGACGTCGCTCGAGTGGGACCTTCTGCGGCGGTGGCCCGACGTGGAGGCGCCCGAGCTCGTCGCGGTCGACGCTGCGGACCGGCTCATCCTCGACGAGGCGGCGGACGCCGGGCTCCTGAGCGCGGGCCGACGCGTCAGCGTGATCGGCGACGACTACGGAGCGCTGACGCTGGGTGCGGCCGATGCGCTGGGTCCCGCGGCCGCGATCGTCCGCGTGCACCAGGACGCGCTCTCCGGCGAGCGGGCGCTCGCCGCGAACGCGGAGCGGGTCGGAGTCGAGACCGCACGGTTCCGGTCGTTCCCCGTCCTCGCGCCGGAGGTGGTCGAGGGGGCCGACGTGGTGCTGATCAAGCTGCCCCGGAGCCTCGAAGCGCTCGACGACATCGCGCGCCTGATCGCGCGTCACGCCGATCCGGCGGTGCGTGTCGTCGCGGGCGGACGGCTCAAGCACATGAGCCGCTCGATGAACGACGTCCTCGGACGGGCGTTCGACACCGTCGAGGCATCCCTGGCGCGACAGAAGGCGCGCGTGCTGCGCGCATCCGGTCCTCACCAGGGGGTGACGGCGGCGGGCCACCAGCGGGCGCGGATCGAGGAGCTCGGGCTCTGGAACTGCGCGGTCGGCGGCGTCTTCTCCGGCGCCCGGCTCGACATCGGCACACGGGTGCTGCTCGAGCGGATGCCCGAGATCGCCGCCGCGACACGCCCTGACGCCACCGTGGTCGATCTGGGCTGCGGGACGGGCCTCCTCGCGGTCGCGGCCGCCCGCGCGCTGCCCCGCGCTCGCGTGATCGCCACCGACCAGTCGGCGGCGGCGGTCGCCTCGGCTCGGCTCACCGCCGAGGCAAACGGTGCGGCCGATCGGGTCGAGGTGCTGCGGGCTGATGCGGGCGACGCGCTGCCGGACGGGTCGGCCGCCCTCGTGCTGCTGAACCCGCCGTTCCATGTGGGCGGCACGGTGCACACCGCGATCGCGAGCAAGCTCTTCGCGGCATCCGCGCGCATCCTGGCCCCGGGCGGCCGTCTCGTCGCCGTGTGGAACTCCGGCCTCGGCTACCGCCGCGAGCTCGAGCGCGTCGTCGGCCCCACCGAGCAGATCGCCCGCACCCCGAAGTTCACCCTCACGGAGTCCGTCCGCCGCTGA